In Candidatus Methylomirabilis lanthanidiphila, the following are encoded in one genomic region:
- the recA gene encoding Protein RecA has protein sequence MYSNKSYSSYALSSRRATSEQGDGWSLEQVAGRMVEISGEGATAPLTLALGLVLQAQQQNEPVVWITRDDSLFYPPDAAEGGVDLDILTIVRVPDNRAVARAADQLVRFGAFGLVVLDLGAQPDLPVPLQTRLVGLASKHQTALLCLTTKEDEAPSLGPLVSLRVTARRERLADDRFMCELTVLKDKRRGPTWRHMEICHGPAGLR, from the coding sequence ATGTATAGTAACAAATCGTATAGTAGCTATGCCCTTTCGTCGCGAAGGGCGACCAGCGAACAAGGGGATGGATGGAGCCTTGAGCAGGTTGCCGGACGGATGGTGGAGATCTCGGGTGAGGGAGCGACAGCCCCGCTTACGCTGGCCCTTGGATTGGTGTTGCAGGCGCAGCAGCAGAACGAACCGGTGGTCTGGATCACCCGTGACGACAGCCTCTTTTACCCGCCCGATGCGGCTGAGGGCGGGGTCGATCTCGACATCCTGACGATCGTTCGAGTTCCTGACAACAGGGCCGTGGCCCGCGCCGCAGATCAACTCGTCCGATTTGGCGCCTTCGGTCTGGTCGTGCTCGACTTAGGCGCCCAACCTGATCTCCCCGTCCCGCTTCAGACCCGTCTGGTAGGGCTGGCAAGCAAACATCAGACCGCCCTCCTCTGCCTGACGACGAAAGAGGATGAGGCTCCGTCGCTGGGCCCGCTCGTCTCGCTCAGGGTTACCGCCCGACGGGAGCGGCTTGCCGATGATCGATTTATGTGCGAGCTCACCGTCCTCAAGGACAAGCGCCGGGGTCCGACCTGGCGGCACATGGAGATCTGTCATGGACCGGCTGGCCTGCGTTAA
- a CDS encoding Phage protein Gp37/Gp68: protein MAQGTSIEWTDATWNPVTGCTKISPGCQHCYAERLAHRLQAMGNYNYRNDFEVTLQEQMLRLPFSWKRPHRVFVNSMSDLFHEEVPVEYIARVFEVMQEAHWHQFQVLTKRAERLQQLAPLLLWADNIWMGVSVEAKPYLYRIDHLRRTSAAMKFISFEPLLESLGAVDLRGIDWVIVGGESGPGARPMERSWVVEILEACRQAGVPFFFKQWGGTNKKRAGRLLDGRTWDEIPGHTIPETSPCKPTSACSR from the coding sequence ATGGCTCAAGGCACGAGCATTGAGTGGACCGACGCGACCTGGAATCCTGTGACAGGTTGCACGAAGATCAGCCCAGGATGCCAACACTGCTACGCGGAGCGGCTGGCGCATCGCCTGCAGGCCATGGGCAACTACAACTACCGAAACGACTTCGAGGTGACGCTTCAGGAGCAGATGCTCCGGCTTCCATTCAGTTGGAAGCGGCCCCATCGGGTCTTCGTCAATTCGATGAGCGATCTCTTCCACGAGGAGGTACCTGTCGAGTACATCGCCCGGGTGTTTGAGGTGATGCAGGAGGCGCACTGGCATCAATTCCAGGTGCTCACCAAGCGAGCCGAGCGGCTCCAGCAGTTGGCCCCGTTGCTGCTGTGGGCAGACAACATCTGGATGGGTGTCAGCGTTGAGGCCAAGCCGTATCTATATCGGATCGATCACCTCCGACGCACTTCCGCAGCCATGAAGTTCATCTCGTTTGAGCCGCTGCTGGAGTCGCTTGGCGCTGTGGACCTGCGCGGCATTGATTGGGTCATTGTCGGGGGCGAATCAGGACCGGGAGCGCGTCCGATGGAGCGATCATGGGTCGTCGAGATCTTGGAGGCATGCCGTCAGGCCGGCGTCCCCTTTTTCTTCAAGCAATGGGGCGGCACGAACAAGAAGCGCGCCGGTCGCCTCCTGGACGGCAGGACGTGGGATGAGATACCAGGGCATACGATACCGGAGACTTCGCCCTGCAAGCCAACCTCTGCGTGCTCGCGGTAA
- a CDS encoding DNA methylase, with protein sequence MKQDLQTHIRSTNGTQNRLSVEDRVAHDWYRFVLSFPPHLVRDYLHRFGMGRDSMVLDPFCGTGTTIVECKKLDIPSVGVEANPFAYFASTVKTDWSPDPDGLLKHAREVAELASEKLDSEGFDDQSPLPLFRQTRKTGPGCAEVLRKLPPEKEKLLLANSISPLPLHKTLVLIECLDQIRDDRYRNHELLALGKTLVNVISNLHFGPEVGVGPAKPDSPVVAPWLATVESVAADLRCLRETNSAPATVYNGDARQISQILSSVTIDAVITSPPYPNEKDYTRTTRLESVLLGFVSSKDDLQALKQGLVRSNTRGVYKGDDDDKWIADQDEIQRIAEAIEKRRIELGKTSGFERQYHKVTKLYFGGMARHLAELRTVLRTGARLAYVVGDQASYLRVMIRTGQLLADIAESLGYQVENIELFRTRLATATRDQLREEVVILRWPGPRSHHQHAGVKLIEAKR encoded by the coding sequence ATGAAACAAGATCTCCAAACACACATACGCTCTACAAACGGCACTCAGAACAGGCTTTCGGTCGAGGATCGAGTCGCGCATGACTGGTATCGGTTCGTCCTTTCGTTTCCACCCCACCTGGTGCGCGACTATCTACACCGGTTCGGCATGGGCCGAGATTCCATGGTTCTCGATCCATTCTGCGGGACAGGCACGACAATTGTAGAATGCAAGAAACTCGATATTCCGAGCGTCGGAGTGGAGGCGAATCCATTTGCCTATTTTGCAAGCACAGTGAAGACGGATTGGTCGCCTGACCCCGACGGGCTTCTGAAGCACGCCAGAGAAGTGGCTGAGTTGGCGAGCGAAAAACTTGACTCGGAGGGATTCGACGATCAGTCTCCCCTACCCCTGTTCAGGCAGACTCGTAAAACCGGCCCCGGCTGTGCGGAAGTCCTGCGGAAACTTCCGCCGGAGAAAGAAAAACTTCTCCTGGCAAATTCGATCAGCCCTCTCCCCTTACATAAAACACTTGTTCTGATCGAGTGCCTCGACCAAATCCGCGACGACCGGTACCGAAATCATGAGCTGTTGGCGCTAGGCAAAACGCTTGTCAATGTGATCAGCAATCTCCATTTTGGCCCGGAAGTCGGTGTTGGTCCTGCTAAGCCCGATAGCCCCGTTGTCGCGCCGTGGCTGGCTACTGTCGAATCGGTTGCCGCTGACCTTCGATGTTTGCGCGAGACGAATAGTGCGCCCGCGACGGTCTATAATGGGGACGCCCGTCAGATTTCACAGATCCTATCCAGTGTTACAATCGATGCCGTCATTACTTCGCCACCGTATCCTAATGAAAAGGATTACACCAGGACAACTCGCCTCGAGTCGGTATTGCTAGGTTTCGTCAGTAGCAAGGATGATCTCCAGGCCTTGAAGCAAGGCTTAGTCCGTTCCAATACACGTGGAGTGTACAAGGGGGACGACGACGATAAGTGGATCGCTGATCAGGATGAAATCCAGCGCATTGCGGAGGCAATCGAAAAGCGCAGAATCGAGCTTGGAAAAACATCGGGATTCGAACGCCAGTACCACAAAGTCACGAAGCTGTATTTCGGTGGCATGGCACGTCATCTTGCGGAATTACGCACCGTACTGCGTACAGGCGCGCGATTGGCATACGTGGTCGGAGACCAAGCCTCTTATCTGCGAGTCATGATCCGGACGGGGCAATTGTTGGCGGATATCGCTGAATCGCTGGGTTATCAAGTCGAGAATATAGAATTGTTTCGCACCCGTTTGGCGACCGCAACGAGGGATCAACTGCGTGAAGAGGTGGTGATACTGCGCTGGCCTGGCCCCAGAAGTCACCATCAGCATGCAGGCGTAAAACTCATTGAAGCCAAAAGGTGA